A single Rubrivivax gelatinosus IL144 DNA region contains:
- a CDS encoding SDR family NAD(P)-dependent oxidoreductase, whose protein sequence is MAERVLVTGGSHGLGRAMVERLRADGYRVVNLDLQPAAAAHADEVFVQADLTDEPGLRAALAAVIEREGPITRLVNNAGIVRPASFEETELADLQAVMALNVGGSIVCAQALLPGMKAARFGRIVHISSRAAIGKATRSAYAASKAALHGLAKTMALELGPYGVTVNAIGPGPIASPLFDRVNPPGAPATQQIVDAIPLRRMGQPAEVAHMVASLLDARAGFVTGQVLYVCGGMTVGLAA, encoded by the coding sequence ATGGCTGAACGGGTGCTCGTCACCGGCGGCAGCCACGGCCTGGGCCGGGCGATGGTCGAGCGCCTGCGGGCCGACGGTTACCGCGTCGTCAACCTCGACCTGCAGCCGGCCGCCGCGGCGCACGCCGACGAGGTCTTCGTGCAGGCCGACCTGACCGATGAGCCCGGCCTGCGGGCGGCGCTGGCGGCCGTGATCGAACGCGAAGGCCCGATCACGCGCCTGGTCAACAACGCCGGCATCGTGCGCCCGGCCTCGTTCGAAGAGACCGAGCTGGCCGACCTGCAGGCGGTGATGGCGCTCAACGTCGGCGGCTCCATCGTTTGCGCGCAGGCGCTGCTGCCGGGCATGAAAGCGGCGCGCTTCGGCCGCATCGTGCACATCAGCAGCCGTGCCGCCATCGGCAAGGCCACACGCAGCGCCTATGCCGCCAGCAAGGCCGCGCTGCACGGCCTGGCGAAGACGATGGCGCTCGAACTGGGGCCCTACGGCGTTACCGTCAACGCCATCGGCCCCGGCCCGATCGCCTCGCCGCTGTTCGACCGCGTCAACCCGCCGGGCGCGCCGGCCACGCAGCAGATCGTCGATGCGATCCCGCTGCGGCGCATGGGCCAGCCCGCCGAAGTGGCGCATATGGTCGCCTCGTTGCTCGACGCACGCGCGGGCTTCGTCACCGGGCAGGTGCTGTACGTCTGCGGCGGCATGACGGTGGGGCTGGCGGCATGA
- a CDS encoding citryl-CoA lyase has product MTTQKVPETRLCSHTLTSLHYRDKNLVDDLLGRRTFTEVMVMQILAREPRPVDMRIVDAVLIVLMEHGLTPSAIATRLIYMSAPENLQGAVSAGLLAVGSSFVGTMENCSRLLDRIQAAGDAQAQKAEALAIARQHKAERSAVPGFGHHLHKPVDPRAYKLLEMARAEPDLKGDKIAALMTLSAAVDEVAGRAITINATGAVAALLGEIGVPTGVMRGFAVISRAAGLVAHIVEEQQSPSGRFIWDTVEHAMPTVIDHG; this is encoded by the coding sequence ATGACGACCCAGAAGGTGCCCGAGACCCGCTTGTGCAGCCACACGCTGACCAGCCTGCACTACCGCGACAAGAACCTCGTCGACGACCTGCTCGGCCGGCGCACGTTCACCGAGGTGATGGTGATGCAGATCCTGGCGCGCGAGCCGCGGCCGGTGGACATGCGCATCGTCGACGCGGTGCTGATCGTGCTGATGGAGCACGGCCTGACGCCCAGCGCCATCGCCACGCGGCTGATCTACATGAGCGCGCCCGAGAACCTGCAGGGCGCCGTCTCGGCCGGGCTGCTGGCGGTGGGCAGCAGCTTCGTCGGCACGATGGAGAACTGCTCGCGCCTGCTCGACCGCATCCAGGCAGCGGGCGATGCGCAGGCGCAGAAGGCCGAGGCGCTGGCCATCGCGCGCCAGCACAAGGCCGAACGCAGCGCGGTGCCGGGTTTCGGCCACCATTTGCACAAGCCGGTGGACCCGCGCGCCTACAAGCTGCTGGAGATGGCACGCGCCGAGCCCGACCTGAAGGGCGACAAGATCGCCGCGCTGATGACGCTGTCGGCCGCGGTCGACGAGGTGGCGGGCCGCGCGATCACGATCAACGCCACCGGCGCCGTGGCCGCGCTGCTGGGCGAGATCGGCGTGCCCACCGGCGTGATGCGCGGCTTCGCGGTGATCTCGCGTGCCGCCGGGCTGGTGGCGCACATCGTCGAGGAACAGCAGAGCCCCTCGGGCCGCTTCATCTGGGACACCGTGGAGCACGCGATGCCGACGGTCATCGACCATGGCTGA
- a CDS encoding class I adenylate-forming enzyme family protein has translation MFPIDFFWRAAARWPERSAIDAPEGLTSYAVLAGEVAALAAGLCALDATAGSRVGILARNSREHLLAFLATLAAGKVWVPLNVKSTAPEIQRIVDITEPSIVVVDPDSAALIATANTQRIWTGAVGADAQPTLATLIAQHAGAPRIDLAALGLKDGDTQAIKFTGGTTGAPKGVMQPYRAWLANITNQIHGWGFDEHERYVLAAPITHGTGTYVMPILAQGGCHVVLAQAGAEAVRAAFRDRAGTCCFMPPTLVYMLMALPGSSRADYPRLRRLIYGGAPMPPEKIRQVRAFFGPVLGTTYGQTEAPQILTLMRPDDFDDEGNWASVGRRSWFSDVEIMAPDGRLLPPGEIGEVVARGDLVMSGYWRLPDKTAETLVDGWLHTGDRGLIDARGYLFLKDRLKELVITGGFNVYPIDVENALGQHPAVHECAVFGIPDDKWGEAVQAAVQLRAGASATAAELIAWVREKLGPVQTPKQIHFHASLPRSPVGKVLKTEVREMALSSAPTSGDPT, from the coding sequence ATGTTCCCGATCGACTTCTTCTGGCGCGCCGCGGCGCGCTGGCCCGAACGCAGCGCGATCGACGCGCCCGAAGGCCTGACGAGCTACGCCGTGCTGGCCGGCGAGGTGGCGGCGCTGGCTGCGGGCTTGTGCGCGCTCGACGCCACGGCCGGCAGCCGCGTCGGCATCCTGGCCAGGAACTCGCGCGAGCACCTGCTCGCGTTCCTGGCCACGCTGGCGGCCGGCAAGGTCTGGGTGCCGCTGAACGTCAAGAGCACGGCGCCCGAGATCCAGCGCATCGTCGACATCACCGAGCCCAGCATCGTCGTCGTCGATCCGGACAGCGCGGCGCTGATCGCCACGGCGAACACGCAGCGCATCTGGACCGGCGCCGTCGGTGCCGACGCGCAGCCGACGCTGGCCACGCTGATCGCGCAGCACGCCGGCGCGCCGCGCATCGACCTCGCCGCGCTGGGCCTGAAGGACGGCGACACGCAGGCCATCAAGTTCACCGGCGGCACCACCGGCGCGCCCAAGGGCGTGATGCAGCCCTATCGCGCCTGGCTGGCCAACATCACCAACCAGATCCACGGCTGGGGCTTCGACGAGCACGAGCGCTACGTGCTGGCCGCGCCGATCACGCACGGCACCGGCACCTACGTGATGCCGATCCTGGCGCAGGGCGGCTGCCACGTCGTGCTGGCCCAGGCCGGTGCCGAGGCGGTGCGCGCGGCTTTTCGCGACCGTGCCGGCACCTGCTGCTTCATGCCGCCGACGCTGGTCTACATGCTGATGGCCCTGCCGGGCAGCAGCCGCGCCGACTACCCGCGGCTGCGCCGGCTGATCTACGGCGGCGCGCCGATGCCGCCGGAGAAGATCCGCCAGGTGCGCGCCTTCTTCGGCCCGGTGCTGGGCACCACCTACGGCCAGACCGAAGCGCCGCAGATCCTGACGCTGATGCGGCCCGATGACTTCGACGACGAAGGCAACTGGGCCAGCGTCGGCCGGCGCAGCTGGTTCAGCGACGTCGAGATCATGGCGCCCGACGGCAGGCTGCTGCCGCCCGGCGAGATCGGCGAGGTCGTCGCGCGCGGCGACCTGGTGATGAGCGGCTACTGGCGTCTGCCTGACAAGACCGCCGAGACGCTGGTCGACGGCTGGCTGCACACCGGCGACCGCGGGCTCATCGACGCGCGCGGCTATCTCTTCCTGAAGGACCGGCTGAAGGAGCTGGTCATCACCGGCGGTTTCAACGTCTACCCGATCGACGTCGAGAACGCGCTCGGCCAGCACCCCGCGGTGCACGAGTGCGCGGTCTTCGGCATCCCCGACGACAAGTGGGGCGAGGCCGTGCAGGCCGCGGTGCAGCTGCGCGCCGGCGCCAGCGCGACGGCCGCCGAGCTGATCGCCTGGGTGCGCGAGAAGCTGGGGCCCGTGCAGACGCCCAAACAGATCCACTTCCACGCCAGCCTGCCGCGCTCGCCGGTGGGCAAGGTGCTGAAGACCGAGGTGCGCGAGATGGCGCTGTCTTCGGCACCGACATCCGGAGACCCGACATGA
- a CDS encoding tripartite tricarboxylate transporter substrate binding protein, translated as MNRITRRTWIAAAALAGASAALPALAQSAYPNKPIKLVVGYAAGGATDVIARLVGQKLGDNLGQTVVIDNRAGANSNVGAEAVARSPADGYTLYVYTIANTINATLYPKLGYDPEKDFEPVGLIAKVPNILVVNKDVPVKTLAEYVAYAKAQPQGVTFASSGSGSSIHLSGEMFKMMTKLNMLHVPYRGSAPAVSDLLGGQVQSMFDNAPSAMPHIQSGRLRPIAITSPQRSPLLPDVPTFIESGYADFDVQSWFGLAAPAGTPAAIVTKLNAELAKVLALPEVKKRLAEMGATPAGGSPADMRKFAAAEIKRWNAVVKASGARAD; from the coding sequence ATGAACCGGATCACCCGCCGCACCTGGATCGCCGCTGCTGCCCTGGCCGGGGCCAGCGCCGCGCTGCCCGCCCTGGCCCAGAGCGCCTACCCGAACAAGCCGATCAAGTTGGTCGTCGGCTACGCCGCCGGCGGCGCCACCGACGTCATCGCGCGCCTGGTCGGCCAGAAGCTCGGCGACAACCTGGGCCAGACGGTGGTCATCGACAACCGCGCCGGTGCCAACAGCAACGTCGGCGCCGAAGCCGTGGCGCGTTCTCCGGCCGACGGCTACACGCTCTACGTCTACACGATCGCCAACACGATCAACGCGACGCTGTACCCCAAGCTCGGCTACGACCCCGAGAAGGACTTCGAGCCCGTCGGCCTGATCGCCAAGGTGCCCAACATCCTGGTCGTCAACAAGGACGTGCCGGTGAAGACGCTGGCCGAGTACGTGGCCTACGCGAAGGCGCAGCCGCAGGGCGTGACCTTCGCGTCCTCGGGCAGCGGCTCGTCCATCCACCTGTCGGGCGAGATGTTCAAGATGATGACCAAGCTGAACATGCTGCACGTGCCTTACCGCGGCAGCGCGCCGGCGGTGAGCGACCTGCTCGGCGGCCAGGTGCAGAGCATGTTCGACAACGCGCCGTCGGCGATGCCGCACATCCAGAGCGGCCGGCTGCGCCCGATCGCCATCACCAGCCCGCAGCGTTCGCCGCTGCTGCCCGACGTGCCGACCTTCATCGAGTCGGGCTACGCCGACTTCGACGTGCAGAGCTGGTTCGGCCTGGCCGCACCTGCGGGCACGCCGGCGGCCATCGTCACCAAGCTCAACGCCGAACTCGCCAAGGTGCTGGCGCTGCCCGAGGTGAAGAAGCGCCTGGCCGAGATGGGCGCCACGCCGGCGGGCGGCTCGCCGGCCGACATGCGCAAGTTCGCCGCCGCCGAGATCAAGCGCTGGAACGCCGTGGTCAAGGCCTCCGGCGCCCGGGCCGACTGA
- a CDS encoding IclR family transcriptional regulator: MGSDNTPSNVRLADELRDSPRPPADGEGRTLRRGLLLLDRLQRAGDVGLRVVELCRASGLQRATVHRLLATLLDTGHVQRSGRFHYVAAVRREPQAAAASDLARRIAPVLARISKACGDAAFAVVREGHSSWCVARHVGTYPVQILSVQIGARQPLGVGAAGLALLAALSDDEAQAAIHGHGVMLARYGGMTPERLELLVRNTRERGWSVVGNHAVQGVLGVGRAVCDADGQPLAGISVAASTARMTSHRQRWIAGLMKEALGDWE, translated from the coding sequence ATGGGGTCCGACAACACGCCTTCGAACGTCCGCCTAGCGGACGAACTTCGGGATAGTCCCAGGCCGCCGGCCGACGGCGAAGGCCGCACGCTGCGCCGCGGCCTGCTGCTGCTGGACAGGCTGCAGCGCGCCGGCGACGTCGGCCTGCGCGTGGTGGAGTTGTGCCGCGCCAGCGGCCTGCAGCGCGCCACCGTGCACCGGCTGCTGGCGACGCTGCTGGACACAGGCCACGTGCAGCGCAGCGGGCGCTTCCACTACGTCGCCGCCGTGCGGCGCGAGCCGCAAGCGGCCGCGGCGTCGGACCTGGCGCGGCGCATCGCGCCGGTGCTGGCGCGCATCAGCAAGGCCTGCGGCGACGCGGCTTTCGCCGTCGTGCGCGAGGGGCACAGCTCCTGGTGCGTGGCGCGCCACGTCGGGACCTACCCGGTGCAGATCCTGTCGGTGCAGATCGGCGCGCGCCAGCCGCTGGGCGTGGGCGCCGCCGGGCTGGCGCTGCTGGCGGCCTTGAGCGACGACGAGGCCCAGGCCGCGATCCACGGCCACGGCGTGATGCTGGCGCGCTACGGCGGCATGACGCCCGAGCGCCTGGAACTGCTGGTGCGCAATACGCGCGAACGCGGCTGGTCGGTGGTCGGCAACCACGCGGTGCAAGGCGTGCTGGGCGTCGGCCGCGCCGTCTGCGACGCCGATGGCCAGCCGCTGGCCGGCATCAGCGTGGCCGCGAGCACCGCGCGCATGACGAGCCACCGGCAGCGGTGGATCGCGGGGTTGATGAAGGAGGCGCTGGGGGATTGGGAGTGA
- a CDS encoding DUF1173 domain-containing protein produces the protein MACGRCVCACPAACPMYIARLGTRHLVKRMPLSGNRHAPGCPHYKAPVERVGHAAGPAAARETAESRAPTAQTPTPTVETAENATQRRADGDDFSLLRMLHELWVRAELTRWHSGFAGKRHWGVVRRHLLAAARNMATPSGPLAEHLFVPEVFSVERAEKIRERREAVWRQLLLATGAGESPLMLIVGELKALQIGQHRARARLKHLPDRPLMLGGELARRTEYRYAALLGLWEAAPLLHMVMAGTVALDDIGAATVLDMALMACSPEWIPVANVQEVVLMERLVADGRSFRRLMGEQTFAQATETALLTDMPQPAPQFIDRCKTSVTKP, from the coding sequence GTGGCATGCGGCCGCTGTGTCTGTGCGTGTCCGGCGGCGTGCCCGATGTACATCGCCCGGCTCGGCACCCGGCACTTGGTCAAGCGCATGCCGCTGAGCGGAAACCGCCATGCGCCGGGTTGCCCGCATTACAAGGCGCCGGTAGAGCGCGTCGGTCATGCCGCAGGCCCTGCCGCGGCACGCGAGACGGCTGAAAGCCGCGCGCCCACCGCACAGACACCGACTCCGACTGTGGAGACAGCCGAAAACGCCACACAGCGCAGAGCAGACGGTGACGACTTCTCGCTGCTCCGGATGCTGCATGAACTTTGGGTTCGCGCCGAACTGACGCGCTGGCATTCAGGCTTTGCCGGCAAGCGGCACTGGGGTGTCGTACGCCGGCATCTGCTCGCGGCGGCCCGGAACATGGCGACACCGTCGGGCCCGCTGGCGGAACATCTGTTCGTGCCGGAAGTCTTCAGCGTGGAGCGTGCCGAGAAGATCCGCGAACGGCGCGAGGCTGTCTGGCGCCAGTTGCTGCTCGCGACTGGAGCTGGCGAATCACCGCTGATGCTCATCGTCGGGGAACTGAAGGCGCTGCAGATCGGCCAGCATCGGGCTCGCGCCCGGCTCAAGCACCTGCCCGATCGTCCGTTGATGCTGGGCGGAGAACTCGCCCGCCGCACTGAGTACCGCTATGCGGCCTTGCTGGGGTTGTGGGAAGCCGCACCGTTGCTCCACATGGTGATGGCAGGCACCGTGGCGCTTGACGACATCGGAGCGGCCACCGTTCTCGATATGGCGCTGATGGCGTGCAGCCCCGAATGGATCCCCGTGGCGAACGTTCAGGAAGTCGTGCTCATGGAGCGTCTGGTCGCGGATGGGCGGAGCTTCAGGAGGCTGATGGGTGAGCAGACTTTCGCTCAGGCGACAGAAACTGCACTACTAACCGACATGCCGCAGCCCGCGCCCCAGTTCATTGACCGCTGCAAGACCTCCGTCACTAAACCCTAG
- a CDS encoding LPD7 domain-containing protein, with amino-acid sequence MKCSTVHINNVPIGTTEYRYLGDVQRVAFTATAFRLSTESDNPSVARSMVDVAEMRNWRALRVNGSQEFRRQVWLEATVRDVRVLGYEPDPADKQLAQRERDARQRNRVEPIRDTSASSSTTAEALKAKGTSGRGGGRKAVLAALEAVLVERKIPAKQRAAVMAVAEQTLAQRLRKGETHKVKVFDPEAPSARTTQQQPQERTRGRSQERTLAPGNAAGTRPEPSPQHTR; translated from the coding sequence GTGAAGTGCTCGACGGTTCACATCAACAACGTGCCGATCGGCACGACAGAGTACCGCTACCTCGGCGACGTCCAGCGAGTGGCGTTCACGGCAACGGCATTCAGGCTGAGCACGGAGAGCGACAACCCCTCGGTGGCGCGCTCGATGGTGGACGTGGCCGAGATGCGCAACTGGAGGGCGCTTCGCGTGAACGGCAGCCAAGAGTTCCGGCGCCAGGTCTGGCTCGAAGCCACGGTGCGGGATGTGCGGGTACTGGGCTACGAGCCCGACCCCGCGGACAAGCAGCTGGCGCAACGGGAGCGTGACGCGCGACAGCGCAACCGCGTCGAGCCGATACGCGACACCAGCGCAAGTTCCTCAACGACCGCGGAGGCGCTGAAGGCCAAGGGGACTTCGGGTCGCGGCGGCGGCCGCAAGGCCGTCCTGGCGGCACTGGAAGCGGTGCTCGTCGAGCGCAAGATACCGGCCAAGCAGCGGGCCGCTGTCATGGCCGTCGCCGAGCAGACGCTGGCCCAGCGCCTGCGCAAAGGCGAGACGCACAAGGTCAAGGTCTTTGATCCCGAGGCGCCATCGGCCCGCACGACGCAGCAGCAGCCGCAGGAACGGACCAGAGGGCGGTCGCAGGAGCGCACGCTTGCACCGGGGAACGCCGCGGGCACCCGACCAGAGCCATCGCCGCAACATACCCGGTGA
- a CDS encoding OmpA family protein: protein MQAWLIASGVDPSRIRSTWQPVGDAVADNTTEAGRTLNRRVEIEIYRTAPRFVAAGSPANP from the coding sequence GTGCAGGCCTGGCTGATCGCCTCGGGTGTCGACCCGTCCCGCATCCGTTCAACCTGGCAGCCCGTGGGCGACGCAGTGGCCGACAACACGACCGAGGCCGGCCGCACGCTCAACCGCCGTGTCGAGATCGAGATCTACCGGACCGCGCCGCGATTCGTCGCCGCCGGCTCGCCGGCAAACCCGTGA